Proteins from one Fusobacterium periodonticum 1_1_41FAA genomic window:
- the tnpA gene encoding IS200/IS605 family transposase: protein KNFKKNYLIEISNENNIKIIEMETDLDHIHILIECSPQHFIPNILKIFKGISARKLFLKHPEIKNKLWNGHLWNPSYFVATVSENTEEQIKRYIQTQKER, encoded by the coding sequence AAAAAACTTTAAAAAGAATTATTTAATTGAAATTTCTAATGAAAATAATATAAAAATAATAGAAATGGAAACAGATTTAGACCATATTCATATATTAATTGAGTGTAGTCCTCAACATTTCATACCTAATATTTTGAAAATATTCAAAGGAATTTCTGCAAGAAAACTTTTTTTAAAACATCCCGAGATAAAAAATAAGTTATGGAATGGACACTTATGGAACCCTAGTTATTTTGTTGCAACTGTTTCAGAAAATACTGAAGAACAAATAAAAAGATATATCCAAACTCAAAAAGAAAGATGA
- the tnpA gene encoding IS200/IS605 family transposase, producing the protein MYSIQYHIVWCVKYRRKVLINDIEKTLKELLIEISNENNIKIIEMETDLDHIHILIECSPQHFIPNILKIFKGISARKLFLKHPEIKNKLWNGHLWNPSYFVATVSENTEEQIKRYIQT; encoded by the coding sequence GTGTGGTGTGTAAAATATAGAAGAAAAGTATTAATTAATGATATTGAAAAAACTTTAAAAGAATTATTAATTGAAATTTCTAATGAAAATAATATAAAAATAATAGAAATGGAAACAGATTTAGACCATATTCATATATTAATTGAGTGTAGTCCTCAACATTTCATACCTAATATTTTGAAAATATTCAAAGGAATTTCTGCAAGAAAACTTTTTTTAAAACATCCCGAGATAAAAAATAAGTTATGGAATGGACACTTATGGAACCCTAGTTATTTTGTTGCAACTGTTTCAGAAAATACTGAAGAACAAATAAAAAGATATATCCAAACT